ACCACCTGTGCAGAAGCCTGGAGGCCTGCTACTTCCGTGGGAAGCTTCCCTGGGAAGCATCTCCCTGACTCAGCTCGGGATCCGAGAGAGAAGCTTGGGTGTGGCCCGAGATGCCTTCTCCAGTGTAGGCTTTCTCAATGCATGGCCGCGTGCATCAGAATCAGCcggggttatttattttttttttttttaaggatttttaaagtaatccctatacccaacatggggcttgaactcacaaccctgagattaagagtcacatactctacctgctaagccagccaggcgcccctggggttgcttctttttttttttttttaaagattttatttatttatttgacagagacagccagcgagagagggaacacaagcagggggagtgggagaggaagaagcaggctcatagcagaggagcctgatgtggggctcgatcccataacgccgggatcacgccctgagccgaaggcagacgcttaaccgctgtgccacccaggcgcccctggggttgCTTCTTAAACCCAAAGTCCCTGATCTGAAGTCCGGAGACACTGAGCCTGAGCCCTGGGCATGTGCCCTCCATGGTTCCAAGGCACTCACCCCTGCTGTGGCCCTTGTCAAGCCTATGGACGCAGTCAAGCTTTGTTGCAACCCTGGACATCCGTCCTCGCTGCGCTGTTTGACCAGGAGGTGGGCCCATTCCCAGAAGCCAGGCCTGGGGCCCAGACTGGCTCCCTAGCTGGTTCAGAACCTCCAGATGATGGGCCCTATGCACAGCGGCCCCCAGAGCGTGTCGTAGAGTGTCCTGAGCTGTGTGTATGCCCTGGGCAAGATCAGGGACCACCCACCCCGTGCTCTGGGCCCTGTGAACCAAGCTACAATCCGCCAGATGCCCCCTTCCCTCACTGGGCATGTATTCACTTCATTTCCTCCCTAACCGGGTGAAAAGGGAGCAAGAGAGTGGCCGCAGGGTGGTTTTGCTCCTGGACTCTTATCCTTCACAACAGTCTCCAGCATGCGTTTGCTcaggcacggggtgggggtgggggggttgggggggcagagccTTCCTGACATGTGTTTCATCTGCACCACCAACCCCAAGGAGCCAGTGTCatcatccccatcttacagacAGGCTCACACAGGTTCCTCACTTGGGCAAGGTTGCCCAAGCTTACCTGGAAAATGGGGGCAGTCTCCCCCAGCTCACAGGGGGGCGGTGCATTACGGTGATGAAACGGACTGGCACACTCAATCTGTAAGAGGGCGGTGGGGGGGTCTGGtgaggaggtggctgggggacaaaaggacttggctttttttttttggtaagattttatttatttatttgacacacagagagagcgcacaagcaggggagcagcaggcagagggagagggagaaactgaaggTAGCTGGAGAGAGTCTCAGTTTGGGGCATGGAGCGGGAAGGGGAAGCCTGCCTTCTGGCTGCTGGGCAGGTCTGGGGGTCTGCCACTCCAGGGACAGAAAGCGCCTGAGGCAGCATGGCAGGGTGGCGAGGAGCCAGGGTTCGGGTCCCCCTCCTGGCTTTGactcctgcctctgctgcttcCTGGCTGGGTGCAAGTCACTTCCCTGGTTCCTTGGATGTatcaggagcccccccccccccccccccccccccccccgccccctacATGGAGTTGATAAGGGCAAAATGAGTAAAATGCCTGCAAAGTGCTTAGCCCAGAGCTGGTGAAGAGCTTAATAATCAGGGGCTATGGTGAGTCTTGCCTGGTAGAGACGGCGCTGTCTGGCTCCGCATTCTCGCCCTTCTCTGGGACTGTTGCACAGACAGTGACTGCTGTCCTCACTGTGCAGGGGGCCTCGGCATCAGGAGGATTGCCTGCTCCTGCAACCAGCCACTTTCTGGCTTTGTGGGTGGTGAGCATGGGGCGGTGGCTCTGGATTCCTTGCCCGCAGGCATCCTGCACATGCTGCTTCTGGAGAATTTGCTTGAGTGCCCCCCGGCTTGACTCCCAGCCACCTGTGCAAGCCCTGCACCCACCTGGCCCTTAGAATTCTCCACTTGCCAACTCTGGTGTTGATGGACAGTCCTACTTTCAATGACAGATGTACTTAATGGGGCCTGGTCTGCAGATGGAATTTACAAAATGAGAACGGTAACAATGTAAACATTGGAGAGCTGtaaggaagtgaggaagtgagCTGAGGGTTCACTGTATGAACGCATGTAAGGGTCAGGACGACTATGAAGGAGGCACTGTGATcaccccttttacagatgagggaactgaccCACAGGGAGGCTGAGGTACTTGCCCAGTCGCAGCATTGATGAGTGCTAAAggtggcactttttaaaaatttaatttaaattcatttatttatttataaagattttatgtatttatttgtcagagagcaagcacaagcagggggagcggcaggcagatggagaagcaggctcccagctgagcaaggagcccgatgtgggactcgatcccaggatttgggatcatgaccctagccaaagacagacgcttaaccaaccgagccacccaggctcccctaaagcTGGCATTTGAACACCCTTGTTCCTGACCGCAGACCCTGCACTGCCCCTGCACCGCTGGTCTGTCACACGTGTGCTTCGATCTCTGTACTCCAAGCTCATTGTGCCCTCGGGTTCAGAGACTTGGTCTGCCCCGGGCGATAAAACCGGGGATGGGTGTAGCTGGGGGCGGGGCACGGGATCCAGACCTGCCAAGGCTAAAGGgcccctctcttttctccctgtccAACCCTCCCTCCATCCCGCAGCAGCCATGGTCTGGAAGAAGCTGGGCTTAGGCAACTTCTCCGACTGCCCCAATGGTTCCCGCCAGTGGATATGGGACGTGTTCGGCGAATGCGCCCAGGATGGCTGGGACGAGGCCAGCGTGGGCCTGGGCTTGATCTCCATCGTCTGTTTTGCAGCATCTACCTTCCCGTGAGTAGTGGCAGGGGTGCGGGCTGCGGCGATGGCTTCAGGCACCGCCTGTGGGAGGGTCTGCCTGACCCGCCTTGGGCCTCTCTAGACTCAAGGCTACACGTACTCTTTCCACAAGTCCCACTCACTGATTTCCAGCCCACCCTGGAGGGCCCTGCCCTGAAGGCCCCCCTAGGCCCCACCTTGTTCTGGGCAATGCCAACACGCAGATGATAGTAACAGTATTAACCCTTGCTGTTGTTTGTTCAGTGCACGctaagtgttctgagcacttgACATGTTTTTACCTCTTGTAAGCCCCATGACCCTGTGACATAGGTACAGTTACTGTCCCTACTTAGGAGGGAACGGAAAGCCGGAGAGGCTAAGTCCCTTGCTCTAGGCTGCGCAGCTAGGAAGAGAAGAAGCGGAGGGGTGGGAGGGCTGAGATGCCCCAAACACAGCCCTTGTCCTGTGACAGTCTGGTGACGGGTGGACGAGCGGTGATTGCAAGATCGTGTGACCACTGCTGTGATTGAGGGACGGGGACACACTGTGACCTGGGAGAGTCACCTGGCTCGCTCCtcacttcctcatctgcaaaatgggaatgttGTTCCCGACCTCCCAGGGGGGCCGTGAGGATGGCACGAAGGAGTGTATGTAAAGCACGGGACTCGGGGCCTTTGGGCACAATCCCATGGCCGGACAGAGTGTATGGGGGtcaggggcacaggaagaggtgAGGTCGGAGAGGTCACCACGGGCCCTGTAATGTGAGGCTTCTCCACTGTTAGGAAATAGGCTCTTTATCCTGAGGGAGAAAGATAAGGGTTTAACCAGGAGCtcagcattttctaaaaatagcttTATGGCGAGAGTCCACATACCATATAATTAGCCCATTTCCAtgtataattcagtgtttttagtGTATCCCCAGAGTTGTGTAACCAATGCCATAATcagttttagaacactttcatcaccctaaaaagaaaccccCAAAGAAATGAGTCATTCCTGCTTTCCCCCGaagctcccagcccctggcagccacccgTCTGCCTCCGGTCTCCTAGATTTGCCAACTCTGGACATCTCCTGTAAATGGAATCGTAGAGCGTGTGAAAGACcatcttctttcacttaacagaaCGTCTTCAAGACTAACCCGTGCTGTAGCTGTCATGTTCCACTGTGTGATATATACCACGTTTTATTCACTCGTCCACTGGTGCATGTATGGTCTCTTTCTGCTGTGAACATTCGTGTGCAAGTTTTCGTGGGTACATGTGTTTTGACTTCTCTTGGGTATATGCTTACGTAGTGAAATTGCCGGGTCAGAGGGTAACTCTGGTCAATCTTTTAAGgatgtttaaaaaacattattaagcCCTGGTTTCATGACTCAGCCTAGCCCTAGTGACGTCATGCTGGCCCTGCCTGAGCCTGGCTGGTTAACCAGTGAGCAGCGTCAGGGGCCTGGGAGAGAGCCCCAGGTGACAGCAGGAAGGGCAgccaccctcctgcctctcttCAGGACTCAGCCTTCGTTGGGTGCGAGAAAATCACTTTCCCTGCGATTTACGGTCGCATGTCCTAGAAGGGGCTTTAAGGGCCCTAGGATAGACCTTAATTAGGGGCCTCCCTGGTGCCAGGCCTGTGCTGGACACTCTCCTGCCCTCGGGAGGCTTGAGTCCAGGGGGGACAGGGACGTCCCGTGTTACAAAGGAGGAAGCACAGGACACTGGCGAGCTCGTGGCAGGGAAGGCCGTGGGGAGGAAGTGGTATGTCCTGAGCCAcgaaagacaaagaggaagaggagggaatggGCTGGCTGCCTGCCGATGAAGAGtctggagaaagggaaatgagtcctggtggagggggcagggggacagctGGCCCTGGGGGCCTTGGAAGGCCGTGCTTGGCCGTGGGGCCTCCCTGAAGTGCAGCAGAGGCTCGGAATGATTGTGGCGAGCCTGGGGTTTTGGAAAGATCCTTGAGAGGGAGGACAGATTCAAGGGGAGCCAGGCCGGGAGCGGAGGCAGAAAGGCATGTGGacggggtgaggggggtgggagcaggggtggggggtgggcgcGGAAGGAGAAGGAAGTTTGGCCGTGGGAAGAACCAAGGCCATAGCGGGCTTTCTCAGTTTCTGACTTGGTATTGGGAGGGTTGAGGTGCCACTGAGTCCCGttttgtttaaaaacacacagacgaggggctcctgggtggcgcagtccgtTAAGCcgcccactcttggttttggctcaggtcacggtctcagtcgtgagatccagcccggcatcgggctccaggctcagccctgactctgcttgggattctctctctccccctctccctctgcccctccccctgctcgtgctctgactctctctcaaataaataaatataaaaattaaaaaaagattctctctgcccctcccctcaaaaataataataataaataaaataaatacacacagagGAGTAAACTGAAAATTAAAGAGTAAATGGCAGTCTTGTGAAAGTTCAGAGtgcctggagagggaggggctggctcGGGCTGGCGGTGATCCTGGCTCCAGGCCTCCGTGCGCCCTGTGCCCAGTCCCCAAGGAGGAACACCGTTGAACaggcctgccctggggagggTTCTTCAGGTTCAGAACTCTGCCTGAGgccctgtgagcctctggtcagCATTGAGCTCCTGCTGACACTTGGCCTTTGAGAAAACAACCAGAATATCCGAAGCCACGCTCTGGGGGCCATGGCCCGTCCTGCCCCATTGCCCTTTGAAGGTCACGGGCTGTGGTTTGGCCCATCTTCTCATCAACCGCTCCTGGAGACAGGGCAGTGCCAGGCCGCGGGTCCCTGCCACCGCCACTGCCCTTCCACCCCCCGCTGTCCCTCCAGAGAAGAAAGAGTGCAGGGTCCCCGTGACATGGTTCTTGGGGCCTGACACACAGCTCCAGGTCCCCACTGGGGGACTCGAGGGTGCTCTGGAGGGGAAGCTGAGGAATGCTGTGGATGACTCTGGAAAGGCGCACCTGCCGCGGAGTTCCCTGGCTGCAAGGGAATGCGCTGCTAGGAATCCGCCAAGGGCACAGAAGGCTCCCGGGGGTGCCGCCTGCCAGAGGCTGGGCTCACAGGTGACGTTCCTGCTTCCCTGGCTGGGCCCCGCTCCTGCCCTGAGCCCGCGTCTTCTCCCTTCGCCACAGCCAGTACATCAAGGCCTGCAGGGCGGGCAACATGGACCAGGCGCTGTCCCTGTGGTTCCTTTTGGGCTGGATCGGAGGAGACTCCTGCAACCTCATCGGCTCCTTCCTCGCTGACCAGCTGCCCCTGCAGGTGGGTCCGACAGGGGACGCAGGGGCAGGCTGCCAGGACGACTGTGGCAGAGGCGCCGAGGCGGCCAGTGGGGGCTCCCTGGCTCCCGTATCCGGCCCCACTGCGCCTCTAGTGACGGCCCCACGCTGGAAAGAGCACCCTGTGCCCCGCTGTGCAGCGTGACAGCCGGCTGGTCGGTaccctcctctgggcctcagtttctccatcttcaaCATGGGCACATCAAACCGGAGGTTGGCTTGGGGTGCTGAGATCCTGACTGAGCTGCCGGGTGTGGGGCCTCAGAGGAGGAAAGGGTTCCCttgtggggcgggggggctgggcaggggccaggAATCCCAGTCAGGAATCCATCGTCTTCCCCACCAGGGCAGTACGGCCTTACCGGCTCCCGTGCCGGGCCAAACCAGAGCCCTCCCTTAACCTCTGAGTCCCGCTCTGCCCCAACCACGAGCGCCTGCCgcctctcctccctgtgtccaGGCCTGGCCCTCCGCCGGCCTGCTCTCTCCTGCCGGGTAgacacagaggaggagacagaaggtCAGAGAGGTGAACTGGGTCGGGCCTCGCGGCGGCTGACGACGCCCACTCGCCTCGCAGACCTACACGGCGGTGTATTACGTGCTGGCGGACCTGGTGATGCTGTCCCTCTACTTCCACTACAAGTTGAAGAAGCGGCCCCCTCCGTGTGAGTGCGGGGAGCGGGCTTCCTTCCCGCCGCGCCCTCGGGCCCGGTCTGCGAGCTAGAGGCAGGAGGGCAGCTCGCGCCCCCGGGCGGGACCGCAGGGACTTCCCGCCTCTTGAGTCTCATTCCGCAGACGAGGCTTCAGCTGCTCCTCTGTACCTGGCCCTGGGCTTGGAGCTGAGATGAGGACAAGGACCCTGGTCTCTGCTGCCCCCGAAGACTGAGAAGGGGCGGGAGTCGAGGGCAGATGGAGGCACTTGGGGGTGGGGCTGTCTCATGAGCATTTGTGCTCTGGGTgacccccacctgcccccccaccctcaTCTCTCCTTTACAACCCGAGGAGAAGGGTGCCTTTAtgacacagagaggttaggttacttgcccagagtcacacagccccCGAAGGGCAAGGCCAGGACTCCAGTCGTGGTCTCTTTGCTGCCACTGATACCTGACCTGGGCTTCCCTCCTGTCTCCTGTCCAGTGTCTGCCCCCATCAATTCCGTGCTGCTGCTCGTCTCGGGCATGGTGTGTGCCATCCCGCTGCTGAGGAGCGCTGGCCCTGCGGCTGCCCCGAGGGAGGTCTTCCGGGGCCGGACGCTCCTGTCCGTGGAGCCCGGCAGTAAGGTGAGATGTGGGTGTGTGGTGGGGGCGTGCGGGGTGGGGACCGGCCCGTCCCAAGGGCATGGCCCTCTCCCGGGGAACCTGGGACGTCCCGCTGCACCTCTCGCCCCTCCGGGACCCCTGAGCAGCCCCCTGCCCTCTCAGCCCTTCACTCAGCAGGAGATCATCGGCTTCGTCATCGGCTCTGTCTCCAGCGTGCTGTACCTGCTGTCCCGCCTGCCTCAGATCCGTACCAACGTGAGCCTCGGGCAGGGGCGGGCGGGCCCCCCGGGTCAAGGTGTGGGGTCTTGGTGCCGAAGGTCTGGGTTCAGACTCCCAGTGGGCTTGCTCGAGTGAATCCGggttctgggcctcagtttgctcctctGGGAAGTGAGCACGAGGGGGCACAGGTGTCCTGTGTGTGTCTCAGGGAAGCAGCGGTCAGGTGAGGAGGCCAGGGGCTCGGCCGACTGTcctgagaggaggggagaaaggggcaTGGTGGCACTGGGGAGGCTGGCGGGGCCGTGAGGGGCCGGAGGGCAAGCCGTCGTCGGGGCCCGCGGGCGCCCGGGGACCTGGGGTGGGTCGTGGGCTTGCTGGCCGGGCGCACAGTGAGACGCCGGCTCAGAGCAGGCCCCGAGGGACGGGAGCCCTGTCCGAGGCttctgacccccccacccccacccctacccccagttCCTGAGGAAGTCGACGCAGGGCATCTCCTACTCGCTGTTCGCCCTGGTGATGCTGGGGAACGCGCTGTACGGGGCGAGCGTGCTGCTCAAACACCCCGAGGTGGGCCAGAGCGAGGGCAGCTACCTGCTGCATCACCTGCCCTGGCTCGTGGGCAGCCTGGGCGTGCTGCTGCTCGACACCGTCGTATCCTTCGGGGGCGGGgcgcgggcgggggcggggggtgcatgGCAGCCTCCGCTGCACGCGGCTTCCCCCTCCATCCCTGCAT
This window of the Ailuropoda melanoleuca isolate Jingjing chromosome 2, ASM200744v2, whole genome shotgun sequence genome carries:
- the SLC66A1 gene encoding lysosomal amino acid transporter 1 homolog isoform X1, whose product is MVWKKLGLGNFSDCPNGSRQWIWDVFGECAQDGWDEASVGLGLISIVCFAASTFPQYIKACRAGNMDQALSLWFLLGWIGGDSCNLIGSFLADQLPLQTYTAVYYVLADLVMLSLYFHYKLKKRPPPLSAPINSVLLLVSGMVCAIPLLRSAGPAAAPREVFRGRTLLSVEPGSKPFTQQEIIGFVIGSVSSVLYLLSRLPQIRTNFLRKSTQGISYSLFALVMLGNALYGASVLLKHPEVGQSEGSYLLHHLPWLVGSLGVLLLDTVISIQFLVYRDTATSSERQPLLPS
- the SLC66A1 gene encoding lysosomal amino acid transporter 1 homolog isoform X2 encodes the protein MLSLYFHYKLKKRPPPLSAPINSVLLLVSGMVCAIPLLRSAGPAAAPREVFRGRTLLSVEPGSKPFTQQEIIGFVIGSVSSVLYLLSRLPQIRTNFLRKSTQGISYSLFALVMLGNALYGASVLLKHPEVGQSEGSYLLHHLPWLVGSLGVLLLDTVISIQFLVYRDTATSSERQPLLPS